The genomic region GGTGGTGGCCGAAGGCATCGAAACCGAGGCGCAGCGGGCCTTCCTGTCCGCCTGTGGCTGCGACGAGGGCCAGGGCTACCTGTTCGGCCACCCGCTGCCCGCCGGGGCGCTGCGGCCGGGCGGCGCGGCATGATCCGGCCCCGCCTGCGGATGCATGCAAGGCCGGGCTGTTCGCGCCTGTGGTGACGCAGCGCGCCTGAACGGCTTGCAACTTGCCTGCCCGCCGGAATGCGGTCATGTGCCACCCATGATCCGCATCCGCCGCATCGTTCCGACCGCCCCCGGCCTGGGACGCCTCAAGGCCCCTCGCGCCGCATGAGCGATACCGCCACCGAAGCCGAGATCCTCCGCCTGACCGCCGCGCGCGGCCCTGGCGGGTCGATCTGCCCGACCGAGGTCGCCCGCGCCCTCGTCCCGGGAGACGCCTGGCACGGCAAGCTCTCCGCCGTGCGCCGTGCCGCCATCCGCCTCGCCCAGGCCGGCCGGATCGAAATCCTGCGCAAGGGCAAGCCGGTCGATCCGCATGGCGAGATCCGCGGCGTCATCCGCCTGCGCGTCCACCCCACGGAAGCCAGCCCCGGAGACAGCCCCTGATGCAGGGGCCAGCGTGGTCACGGCACGCGGATGCGGGCCGCCCCCTGGTCACGAGGTCGCGCAGCGTGTACGGGCGCGGCGATGTCGGCGTGAACCGCACACGGGCCGGTGCCTGGCGCGCGGCCCCGGATGCCGGTCCCGCCCCCCACTGAGGAGCCCGCGATGCGCAATCTCGCCGAATTCCTCCGCGACGCCTGGCAGCTCGCCAAGCCCTATTTCACCCAGTCCAACGAACGCCTGTTCGCCTGCGGCATGCTGGCCACCGTCATCGCCCTGCGGCTGGTGCTGGTGGGCGCCGAGGTGGTGCTCAGCTTCTGGAACAACGCCTTCTTCACCAGCCTGCAGGAGAAGGACTGGGACAGCTTCATCTCGCTGCTGCTGACCTGGAAGGTCACCGCCGATGGCTGGATCCTGCCCGGCTTCTGCGGCGTGGCGGTCGGCTACATCATCATCGCGGTCTATCGCATCTACCTGACCCAGTGGCTGCAGATCCGCTGGCGGCGCTGGATGACCACCCGCTTCCTCGATGACTGGCTGTCGGACCGGGCCTATTACCGCATCAGCCTGATCCCGCCCCACGACGAGCGCCGCGGCATCGGCACCGAGAACCCCGACCAGCGTATCGCCGAAGACCTCCGCGCCTTCATCGGCGACGGCGTCGAGGGGGTGCGCGGCATCCTGTTCCTCGGCATCGACCTGCTCTCCACCATCGTCTCGCTGTTCAGCTTCATCGCCATCCTGTGGTCGCTGTCGGGGCCGATGACGATCCTCGGCGTCTCCATCCCCGGCTACATGGTGTGGGTGGCGCTGGTCTACGCCATCATCGGCACGGTGCTGACGCATCTGGTCGGCCGGCCGCTGGCCATGCTGAATTTCCGCAAGCAGCGGGTCGAGGCGGATTTCCGCTTCGCCCTGGTGCGCATGCGCGAAAACACCGAGGGCATCGCGCTCTATGGCGGCGAGGCCGAGGAGCAGCGCGGCCTGCTCGCCCGCTTCGAGGCGCTGGCGGCCAACTGGTGGCAATTGATGCGGCGCTACAAATACCTGACCGCGCTGACCGCGGGCTATGGCCAGATCGCCAGCATCTTCCCCATCGTGGTGGCGGCGCCGCGCTTCTTCGCCGGCGAGATCACCCTCGGCGCGCTGACCCAGACCGCGGGCGCCTTCGGACAGGTGCAGGGGGCGTTGAGCTGGTTCGTGGACAGTTACACTACCATCGCCGCCTGGCGCGCCACCGTGGAACGTCTTGCCACCTTCCAGCGCGCCATCACCACCGCCCGCGCCGCCGCGGACGAGGGGGTGCACCTGCAATCGGGCAGCGGCGAAGGCTACGAGTTGCGCGGCGCCACCCTGGCGCTGCCCAGCGGGGAAGCGCTGTTGCAGGATGCCGACGTGGCGCTGCGCCCCGGCGAGCCGGTGATCGTGACCGGCCGCTCCGGATCCGGCAAATCGACCCTGTTCCGCGCGCTCGCCGGCATCTGGCCGTTCGGGCGCGGCGAGGTGCGCCGCCCCGCCGGCCGGACGCTGTTCCTGCCGCAGCGGCCCTATATCCCGCTCGGCACCTTGCGACATGTCGTCACCTATCCCGCGCCGGTCACCGCCCACAGCGACGCGGAGCTGCACGATGCCCTGGCCGCGGTGGGGCTGGACCGGCTGGCCGCGCAGCTGGATGACGAGGAGAACTGGGCGCAGCACCTCTCGGGCGGCGAGCAGCAGCGGCTCGCGCTGGCCCGCGCGCTGCTGGCCCGGCCGGACTGGCTGTTCCTCGACGAGGCCACCGCGAGCCTCGATCCGGAGGCGGAGGCGGCGCTCTATGCGCTGCTGCGACAAAGATTGCCGGAAACGACCATCGTGTCGATCGCGCACCGGCCGGCGGTGGCGGGCTTCCACGAACGCCACCTGGTGTTCGAGCGTGGGCCGGAAGGGCCCGGCCGGCTGGTGGATCGCGCCGCCCAACTGGCCTGACGCGCCACGGGCCGGGATGTGGCATCCCGGCCCGGAACGCACGATTCCCGATCCCTCGTCCCCGAGGAATCAGGAGCGTCAGCCCCGACAGTTCAGGCGCAGGTCGGAGACTATGCTTCCGGCTTGCGCCAGACATCACGACGCGGCTCGGAAGAGCGGCGCGACAGCACGTCCAGGCTCTTGGCCCCACCGAACGGAGCGCTGAGAATGAAGCTGATCCCCCGCTCAAGGGCACCGAATATTTTCGGGTAGCGATTATTTCCGCGGTACAGGAAGTCGAGCCAGCAATACAGGGCATAAAGCAGAAAAACGGTGAGAATCATTCGCACCGTGAAGTCCAGCACTGGGCTGAGTCCAAAGTCCATGTGTAGTTCCCCGGGTTCTGCAGCACCGGACGCCGCCATAATCCGGCGCGACGCCAGGAAACTGTTTTCTTGTGGATTACTTCGGCTTCACGTATTGATCCGACGCGATTTCAAGGCGCCAGCGATCACCCGCGGAGAAGTATCCAAGCCACTCCCAGGTTCCATCCTGGTGGAACGGTCACGCTGACTTGTTCCGTCCGCCAGGCGGAGCTGTGCTGCGCAGCAGACAAGGCAAGGGCTTCGCCCTTGACCCACCAAGGGCCACAAGGCCCTTGGAACCCGCGACGCGCTGCGCGGCACAGAATCATGGGTTCCAAGGGCGAAGCCCTTGGCCCGGTCCAGGGGCGGAGCCCCTGGTGGGGGCGGGGCAACGCCCCGCCAAGGATCAGCGGCCGCTGCGTCCGGCCTGCACGCCGGCGCGATAGGCGGCATCCTCGGACTGCTTGTGCGCGTCGTACAGCAGCCCGCCCGCAAGCCCGGCGGCAGCACCTGCGGCCGCCCCCAATCCGGCGTTACCGCCGATCGCCCCGAGGAGTGCCCCGGCCGCGGCGCCGCCGGTCGTTCCGGTCAGGGCCCGTTGCTGGGTGGGCGAGAGATCGGCGCAGCCCGCGAGCAGCACCACCGTTCCAAGTGCCAGAGCCAATCCGCGCATCATTTCCTCCGCGTATTTGTTGCCGCCGTCGGCGGGCAGGGATAGGCCTGCGACAGATAGCCGGCCAGCCCGTCGGCCGGAGCCAGGGCGGCGCGTGCCGGATCGGCCTTCACCCAGGCGACGAACCCGCCGATTGCCGCATTGCGGCTGGGCGGTGCGGGCGGCATGCAGAACAGGCGCAGGCGTGGATTAGCATCCTGCTCGATCTTCAGCACCGCATAGGCGCCTTCGGCGAAGCCATGGCAGAAATGAATGGCGGCGACGGCGCTGGGATCGGCTGGGTCGCTGGCGCAAAGTGCGGCGAGATCCCCTGCGTTGCGAAGCTGGAAATTCTCCGGGCTCACCGCCGCGCGTGCCCCCCAGGGCAACAGAATCGCGAGCATGGCAGCGGGCAGAAGATTACGGCACCTCATGGTGTCCCTCCGTTCTTCACGGCGGGATCTTGCAACCGTACTGATGTAGAAATCAATCGAAGTTCCCGCGCTCAGACCGGGGTATCGCGCACCACGCCCAGCACCCGCGCGCCGTAGCGTGTGAGCTTGCTGGCCCCCACGCCCTTCACCTCCCCGAGTTCGTCGAGGCTCGCCGGCCGCACCGCCGCGATCTCGCGCAGCACGCTGTCATGGAAGATCACGTAGGGCGGCACGCCCTGTGCCCGCGCCTCGCCCGAGCGCCAGAGCCGCAAGGCGTCGAACAGCGTGCCCCCGGGCTCCTCGGCCATGCCTGGCCGCACCCGGCTGCGGCGCTCGGGGGAACCGCGCCGCCGGTCGCGTTCGATCAGGATGTCTTCGCGCAGCATCACCCGTTCCTCGCCGCGCAGGATCGGGCGCGCTTTCTCCGTGACCAGGGAGAGCGTCGGCAACTCGCCGCTCTCAACCTGCAGCGCCCCCCGCGCGACCAGTTGGCGGATCACGCCGCGCCAGAAATTGCGGGTGCGATCGGCACCGATGCCGAAGGTGGGCAGCCGGTCGTGCTGGCGCTGCAGCACCATCTCGGAGGCCTTGCCGAGCAGGACATTGATCACGTGCCCGGCGCCGAAACGCTGGCCGGTGCGATAGACCGCCGAGAGCAGCTTCTGCGCCTCCACGGTGCCGTCGAAGGTGCCGACCGGGGAGATGCAGTTGTCGCAATGTCCGCAATCGGCGCCGAGATCCTCGCCGAAGCAGGCGAGCAGCGCACGGGTGCGGCAGCCGGCCGTTTCGGTCAGCGCGATCATCGCCTCCAGCCGGTCGTGCATCACCCGCTTCTGCGCCTCCGGCGCCGCGGATTGCGTCAGCCAGTGACGGGCCCGGGCGATGTCCTCGCCGCCGTACAGCAGCAGGGTCTCGGACGGGTCGCCGTCGCGGCCGGCGCGGCCGATCTGCTGGTAATAGGCTTCCGGGCTGTCCGGCATGTCCAGATGCGCGACGAAGCGCACATCCGGCCGGTCGATGCCCATGCCGAAGGCGATGGTCGCCACCACCACCACCGGCTCACCCGAGCGGAACCGCGCCAGTGCCGCGCGCTTCGCCTCGGCCGGCAGGCCGGCATGGAAGACGACCGCGGCCACCCCCTTGCCCTGCAGCCACGCGGCCATGCGCTCGGTCTTGGCCCGGCTGCCGCAATAGACGATGCCGGCCTCGTCCGGGTGCCGGTGCAGCAGTTCCAGCAACTGGGCGCTCTCGGCGCGCTTGGCCTCGCAGGCAACCTGCAGGTTGGGACGGTGAAAGCTGGCGACGAAGACGCGCGCGCCCTGCATCGCCAGCGCCTCCAGCACGTCCGTGCGCGTGCGCGGATCGGCGGTGGCGGTCAGGGCGATGCGCGGCACGCCGGGAAAGCGCGCAGCCAGATCCGCCAGCGCCCGGTATTCCGGCCGGAACTCGTGGCCCCACTGGCTGACGCAATGCGCCTCGTCGATGGCGATCAGCGACAGGCTGCGCCGCTGCAGCCGCTCCAGCGTGCCGGGGCTGAGCAGGCGTTCGGGCGAAACATAGACCAGATCAAGCTGCCCGGCATCGAGCGCACGGCCGACCCGGCGCTGTTCGTCCGGATCGAGCTCGGAATGCAGGGCGCCGGCGGCAATGCCGAGCTGGCGCAGCGCCGCCACCTGGTCGTCCATCAGCGCGATCAGCGGGCTGACCACGATGGCGGTGCCGGGCCGGCACAGCGCCGGCAACTGGTAGCACAGGCTCTTGCCGCCGCCGGTCGGCATCAGCACCAGCGCGTCGCCGCCGCCCATGACATGCCGCACCGCGGCTTCCTGCAGGCCACGAAAGCCGGGATAACCGAACACCCGGCGCAATACGTCGAGCGGCGAGCCGGACCGTTCCACCGCCGCTCCTGTCGAACCGTCGGGCAATCAGGGAGTGCCGAGCACGATGGTCACGCGCCGCGATTCCTGCGCGTCCATGGTGTAGCCGACCTCGCCGCGCGCGCGGATGGTGATGCGCTGCGCCGTCACCCCGCCCGCGACCAGGCCATCGGCGACGACCTGCGCACGGGTGCGGGAAATATCCTTGTTGGCCTGCGCGCTGCCTTCCGGATCGGCGTAGCCGGAAACCACGACCGGGGCGGCGGGATGGGCCTTCGCCCAGTCGGCCGCGCTGGCGATCACCGCCTTGGCCGGATCATCCAGCGCCGCCGAGAACTCCTGGAAGAACACGACATAACGCTGACCGGATGGCTCGAACAGCGAACAGGCCCCCAGCGCGAGCAGCATCCCCAGGATGAACAGACGACGCATGACCGAGTCTCCAAATGGTATGCTGGTACGTTGCCCACCCGTACCACCGGACGTCAATCGCGGGCATGGCCTGCGCAACCCGGATGTCAACGAACCGATTCCATGGCAGGCCCCGAACAGGATGCAGACAGGATGCAGACAGCACAGCCCCCGCACGCAGGGCCTGCGTGCGGGGGCGATGTCCTGCACCGGATGCGACTCGCGGCGGGCCGCTATCCGGCGGCCATCTTCTGCGCCTCCTGAACCACCTTGCCATGAGCCTCGGCAAGATGGTCGAAGTGATGGCGATAGCTGCCCAGGCCCATGGTCTGGCTGCGCAGCTCGATGATGAAGTCGTGCAGCTCCGCCTCGGGCACCAGGGCCTCGACATCGTCCCAGCCGCTCCAGCCCTCACGCTCGCCATAGCCGAGGATCTGGCCACGCCGCCCGGTGAGCAGGCGCTGCGCGGTGGCG from Rhodovastum atsumiense harbors:
- a CDS encoding ABC transporter ATP-binding protein/permease, translated to MRNLAEFLRDAWQLAKPYFTQSNERLFACGMLATVIALRLVLVGAEVVLSFWNNAFFTSLQEKDWDSFISLLLTWKVTADGWILPGFCGVAVGYIIIAVYRIYLTQWLQIRWRRWMTTRFLDDWLSDRAYYRISLIPPHDERRGIGTENPDQRIAEDLRAFIGDGVEGVRGILFLGIDLLSTIVSLFSFIAILWSLSGPMTILGVSIPGYMVWVALVYAIIGTVLTHLVGRPLAMLNFRKQRVEADFRFALVRMRENTEGIALYGGEAEEQRGLLARFEALAANWWQLMRRYKYLTALTAGYGQIASIFPIVVAAPRFFAGEITLGALTQTAGAFGQVQGALSWFVDSYTTIAAWRATVERLATFQRAITTARAAADEGVHLQSGSGEGYELRGATLALPSGEALLQDADVALRPGEPVIVTGRSGSGKSTLFRALAGIWPFGRGEVRRPAGRTLFLPQRPYIPLGTLRHVVTYPAPVTAHSDAELHDALAAVGLDRLAAQLDDEENWAQHLSGGEQQRLALARALLARPDWLFLDEATASLDPEAEAALYALLRQRLPETTIVSIAHRPAVAGFHERHLVFERGPEGPGRLVDRAAQLA
- the recQ gene encoding DNA helicase RecQ, with product MERSGSPLDVLRRVFGYPGFRGLQEAAVRHVMGGGDALVLMPTGGGKSLCYQLPALCRPGTAIVVSPLIALMDDQVAALRQLGIAAGALHSELDPDEQRRVGRALDAGQLDLVYVSPERLLSPGTLERLQRRSLSLIAIDEAHCVSQWGHEFRPEYRALADLAARFPGVPRIALTATADPRTRTDVLEALAMQGARVFVASFHRPNLQVACEAKRAESAQLLELLHRHPDEAGIVYCGSRAKTERMAAWLQGKGVAAVVFHAGLPAEAKRAALARFRSGEPVVVVATIAFGMGIDRPDVRFVAHLDMPDSPEAYYQQIGRAGRDGDPSETLLLYGGEDIARARHWLTQSAAPEAQKRVMHDRLEAMIALTETAGCRTRALLACFGEDLGADCGHCDNCISPVGTFDGTVEAQKLLSAVYRTGQRFGAGHVINVLLGKASEMVLQRQHDRLPTFGIGADRTRNFWRGVIRQLVARGALQVESGELPTLSLVTEKARPILRGEERVMLREDILIERDRRRGSPERRSRVRPGMAEEPGGTLFDALRLWRSGEARAQGVPPYVIFHDSVLREIAAVRPASLDELGEVKGVGASKLTRYGARVLGVVRDTPV
- a CDS encoding Rap1a/Tai family immunity protein, which encodes MLAILLPWGARAAVSPENFQLRNAGDLAALCASDPADPSAVAAIHFCHGFAEGAYAVLKIEQDANPRLRLFCMPPAPPSRNAAIGGFVAWVKADPARAALAPADGLAGYLSQAYPCPPTAATNTRRK
- a CDS encoding OmpA family protein gives rise to the protein MRRLFILGMLLALGACSLFEPSGQRYVVFFQEFSAALDDPAKAVIASAADWAKAHPAAPVVVSGYADPEGSAQANKDISRTRAQVVADGLVAGGVTAQRITIRARGEVGYTMDAQESRRVTIVLGTP
- a CDS encoding glycine zipper family protein, with the protein product MRGLALALGTVVLLAGCADLSPTQQRALTGTTGGAAAGALLGAIGGNAGLGAAAGAAAGLAGGLLYDAHKQSEDAAYRAGVQAGRSGR
- a CDS encoding DUF3253 domain-containing protein, whose amino-acid sequence is MSDTATEAEILRLTAARGPGGSICPTEVARALVPGDAWHGKLSAVRRAAIRLAQAGRIEILRKGKPVDPHGEIRGVIRLRVHPTEASPGDSP